From Terriglobales bacterium:
CCGGAACGACGCCGCCTCTGATCATTCAGTATAGCGCATCCGACGTTCCTGTTCTTCAGTATGGCGTCGGCGGCGAGGGCATTTCCGAACAACAAGCAGCCGACATTGCGCTCAATCAGTTGCGCGTAGGATTGATCACCGTCCCGGGGATCGCGATTCCGTATCCTTACGGCGGCAAACAACGGCTTGTCTCGATTGATCTCGATCTTAGAAAGCTTCAGGAAAAGAGTCTGACGCAGAGCGACGTCACGAACGCGGTCAACGCGCAGGCACTGGTCTTCCCCAGTGGCACAGTCAAACTCGGCCCGAAGCAATATCAGGTCGACGTTAACACCTTCCCGCTGCAGATCGATTCGCTGAACGAACTGCCGATCAAAACCATCGATGGCGCAACTATTCGAGTGAAGGACGTGGCCCAGGTCCGTGACGGCTACGATCCTCAAACAAATATCGTCAGGCAGAATGGCGTTCGCAGCGTGCTGATGGTCCTTCTGAAAAACGGCAGCGCTTCTACGCTCAGCGTGGTGTCCGGAGCCAAACAGGCGATGGCCAACGTCCTCAAGACGGTCAACAGCGCCGTCCGTGTGACAGAATTTTCCGATCAATCCGTCTTTGTCCGCGCCGCCATCAGCGGCGTCGTCAGAGAAGGAGTAATCGCCGGCGCATTGACCGCTTTGATGATTCTTCTGTTTCTAGGTTCGTGGAGAAGCACCATCGTCGTGGCGGTTTCGATTCCCCTTTCCGTCCTTGCCTCGCTCGCGCTGCTAAGCGCCC
This genomic window contains:
- a CDS encoding efflux RND transporter permease subunit, with amino-acid sequence MWIIRLALNRPYTFVVAALLLLLVTPFVLIRTPTDVLPEINIPVVSIIWNFTGLSAKDIEQRMVYTEERVLTTTVNDIQHIESTSYDGIGIIKVFFQPSVTISTAVAQITAVSQTILRQLPPGTTPPLIIQYSASDVPVLQYGVGGEGISEQQAADIALNQLRVGLITVPGIAIPYPYGGKQRLVSIDLDLRKLQEKSLTQSDVTNAVNAQALVFPSGTVKLGPKQYQVDVNTFPLQIDSLNELPIKTIDGATIRVKDVAQVRDGYDPQTNIVRQNGVRSVLMVLLKNGSASTLSVVSGAKQAMANVLKTVNSAVRVTEFSDQSVFVRAAISGVVREGVIAGALTALMILLFLGSWRSTIVVAVSIPLSVLASLALLSA